The DNA region CACGGTCGCCGATGGCCGGATCGTCCGGCACCACGTTTACGAGGACAGCCTCGCCATCGAGGCCGCCTGCCGGAGTTGACGCCCGCAGCTGAACGACGGCAAGGGCCGACCCCGTGCGGGGCCGGCCCTTGCCGTTCGTGCTGGTGGATCGTCAGCTGGTGGCGCTGTAGCCGCGGGTGGCGATCCAGTCGGCGAGGTTGTCGGTGGTGAGCCAGTACTCGGCCTTGTTGGGGTCGGCGGAGTCGGCGATCTTGACCTGCTCGCCGTTGTCGCGGTAGCCGGTGACGCTGATGTAGTGGCCGCCTTCGTAGCTGTGGGTGGTGCCGGTGGTGTCGGTGGCGGTGCCGGCGATGTTGGCGACTACGGCGCGGCCGTCGTCGACGGTGCGCTTGATGTCGTCGCGCAGCTTGTCGGCGTGCTTGTCGGCGGCCTTGGCGTCCGGGATCTCCACCGACTTGTAGACGTTCTTGCCGGTTTCCTTGTTCAGCACGGGGGTGATGTCGTTGATGGAGTTGGTGCCGTCTTCGGTGGTGCCCATGCGTTCGGCCATGTCGTGCTGGTCGATGTCCTTGCCCTGGACGGACAGGGCGTTGCGGGT from Micromonospora sp. NBC_01739 includes:
- a CDS encoding C39 family peptidase — translated: MATTILRKTALTIAAAAATAGGIAAPAIAAQATPGVIAAHDHQTERQLDVRYEAQDTFYYCGPAATRNALSVQGKDIDQHDMAERMGTTEDGTNSINDITPVLNKETGKNVYKSVEIPDAKAADKHADKLRDDIKRTVDDGRAVVANIAGTATDTTGTTHSYEGGHYISVTGYRDNGEQVKIADSADPNKAEYWLTTDNLADWIATRGYSATS